A segment of the Lycium barbarum isolate Lr01 chromosome 7, ASM1917538v2, whole genome shotgun sequence genome:
AAGTTTGAGGTAAACAATGCGTTCTTTTAGAATGAAAGCTACAAAGATGAAGTGAAGTTTTATTCTCCGGACATACTTAAATCATGTAATTTATAAAAGATTTTATGAATTTTATTTAGTCTTTTTTAGTTTAGCAAAAGAAAGTTTCACTTTATAAATTTGTTTGGAGTTATCTTTTTGTTCATTGTTTATTTTCACCCTTTTATAcctagaagccaaactatttgaAAGAATTAATGTATAGAACTTCGCATGTGGCATGTAAATTTATAAACCAAGAGGGTGATCAAGAGAATTCCTTTGactacggatttttttttttttttttttttttttttgtgtgtgtgcgcctttttttttttccagaaaatttGGATTGTTAATTAAATTCCAAGGAAAATTTTGTGTGACCCTTATTTTCTTCTCTTCCCTTTCATTTGAGTTAGTTTTACACTCTTTTTTTACACTACATGGTGCGTTTAACCATGGAAATAATACTAGTGGAATTGGTGGAGTCACTAGAGACTCCAACGGCAACTGGTGTGGACTGTATAACCCCAATTTCCTCCCTTTTCACTGAAACTTTGGTTCTAGTAAAGGGACTAGAACTAGCTTATAGAAACAGACGCACAGTTACTGATCAGTATGCTCCAAGAGAATAGCAATACCCCTCACTCGAGCTTAATTTATGATTGCAGGTTCCTCATGGAAGCGATGGGCCAACCAAAGATCAAGCATGTGTTCCATGAAGGCAACCAAGTTGCACACCAAATGGCACAGCATGGCAACAAGAAGGAACTCAAGAAAGAGGCGTCTGGCTCAACTTACATTTAGAATGCACCACCAGCCGTAATTTCTTTTCATTTCCGCAAAGACTATTTAGGGATTGCGTCTTTTCGATCAATCCCATCCTGTAATAACTTTTAAATTCTTGTCTTTCATTTTAATGCACCTTTtattcagcaaaaaaaaaaaaaaaaaaaaacgattatATACATTGATGTCTCAAATATTATTTGAATTAAAATACGTGAAGTTCTTTCTCTTTTTTAAATTTGATTATTCTACTTTGACATGTTAATGATTGTATACGTGCTATAAAAGCTTAGTTTCTTATTTTAGCTAGTTCTGTTTTGTGAAAAAGTTATTGTTAAGTTGAAGTAACTTATCAATGTAGTCTACGAATAATTGAAGACGGAAAGAATCTTAAGACGTGGTAATACTTGATTTATACGATATATATACACACAGATATATATGATTGAATAATTGATCCATATAAGATAGGCCTTCTTTTCTTCTTATGTTAGTAATAAGTTGCATACACGCCGTATAAGATCAATAAAGTGTGTCCAGTTATTTTTCGAACATTTGATAAGGTACAAATGTCAGAAAAATATAAGCAAGAAGTAGGCCTCGCGGCATTAAAATGAAACGAAAAGTACAAATCACATAATAACAAATTAAAGAGAGGCCGTCTTTCCACTAATTTTACACCCTAaatcataagaagaagaaaaaacagCTAATTTCTTTGCCTCCCTTTGCTAAAATTTGTGTTGTGGTTGTTGAGGAATGATAAAAGTAACACATCGATGGTTAATGAGATGGGTGGTCTCTTTATATGAATTTGGGTAATTCTCCCCTCACGAGCTAGTAGGTTGAGTTAGGCTCAAGATtcatttctttacatggtatcagagcaggatcTATCTACGTGAGGTGGGTCCATTCCTTTAGTAAAGAATAATAGAGAGTGAGGATTTGATTTTTAACATTTATTAGAATAAAATTTGATTCCACTAACTCACTCTCTAGAAAATTGAAAATTTCAGAagaatttttgtatatttagtGTTTTGTCCGAGATTTTTTTGCTACCTCTTGAAGACAAAAATGAAAGCTACAATTCTCTATCTATGTCAAACAAATCAAAGTTATCGAACTGAATGAACCGAAACCAAAAGGAGAAAACCGTATCATACATGTTGCATTTTTACTAGATTGAATATCGAAATTACCATGACCTCTAAATTGATGTAGGTATTTTCCTTTGGACTGGTTCAATCCATTTTCGGATTAACTACAAATCTATAGGAGATATACGATTTAGGAATGAGGATGTGCTCTCTAACAATTCACATACTTGTTTTCTTTCCTACTTCTTCGATGAATTTCGTATGAGCCACTACAAGAAAGTACAGAAatgacaacaaaaaatttaatatttggcaataacttagttttattgttgacaaatgaacttttttgttgacaaacaattcaattttgttgtcatagtattgattattattgcaaaaagtacttttggcaacaaaaaaaaaagttgttgtacGCCGTTGCAATAatagccgttgggaaaagtttatggaacaatttttttttttgttgccaaaagtactttttgcaataataatcaatctatggcaacaaaaaaaaactgTTGCCAAATATCGTTTTTCTTGTAGTGGAGCTAAAATAACATCATGAAAAAAGAAAATTATCCACAATTAAGGTGCTATGATAAGAAACTATCTCACTTTTATCTGTTACAGCAgataatttatcttatttttaagAGGCGTTGATAGTAATTTTTGGTCCATCAGTTATTGATAAATTGTGATCTTAGTTCCTATGATATCAGGCTAAGCACATTAAACCTTCAGTTAATTGAATTGTATATTTGTGATCATTTGCTTGCCAATATTCATaaatttactataattattaattGCTCTACCACTTAATTACTTATGTGTTATGTTAAGTTTGTATTGTTACTCCATACGTAGTATAGTTATATATATAGTCAAATAACTAGAACATATTTCCTATATGAAGGGATCAAAAATACACATTTCACTTAATTGATCAAAAATACTTAAGAACCAAAAGTTgcttaaacctttttttttttttttaaaccccaACATCTCATGTGGGAAGAGGAAGAAAAAGCATCACCATAAACTCGACAACTTATCAataattctcttctttttctcaccatccattatcatcatcattattctaTCTTTTTTCCCTTCTGTCTTTCTTCTAACAACATTTGTGGGCTACGTGAAAGTCAACAATTCAATGAAATTATGCTCATTTCACTACATTTAAAGTTTTTCGAACCCTTTATTGAGCTTGTATACGACCCCACCTTGCAAATAGCTAGATGCAATGTCTTACTGTTCTATTACCAACACCACCCCACCCCTCCACCAATATTTTAATTTCAGAATAATGGAGTAGTTATATTATGCAATTTTTTAAAACATAATTGTTGTTATCTCTTGTAAAATTAATGTTAAGTGTTGGTTAAAAGAAAGACAAACACAATATTCCCTAAAGATTATTGCTGATCATGCATGATCAAGGTTGATTCTAATAATTTTGGcttggcaatttttttttggtatactggaaaatgattcttttttttttcttttcttttggtgGATGGAGAAAGCTGGGTATATCTTTAAAACGGAGAGAAGGAAAGGGTTGTAACATGTACGTACAAACACCAAGGTAAAGACTCTATTTATAAGTTACTCTATTCAAATCTCAATGATAGATTCTATATAAGAAGATAAGAGATGCACAAAAGAAAAACAgagaaataaatataaataagaaTTAAGAAAATGACGATTTTAAGCTTATTTTTAGCCAATCGGCTAAAAGTTTCCCCATCTAACGTAATAATTTGTAGCGGTTGCAAGTGTAAACACCGTATATAACAAATGTATAAATCAGGGTTGCACACTgctcatatacatatcatttattATACACTGCATACTGACTAAAAATTATAAAATCCAAAGAttatgattcttttttttttttttttgtaggttTTATTGGACTACTGTTATATGGTATAAAAAtccaaaaataaataattaacgAATCAAGTGATAGAGTAGATCAAGTACCAAAAGTTACATGACAGTCACTAGCTATAATGAAGAACGATCCATTTGTTAAATTTTGTCCCCTCCGTCCTTTTAGTTTGAAAGAGGGAATCATATGCACAAAAATATACTATGAGCTGTTTTTGTAACTTGTTTGAGTAATATATCTCTAATGTTGCCTAACAATTTGTATGTGGGAATTATTCTCTTTTGTCCTTGCTCTTTTTTATCCTGTTCCATTGAGTAAATTTTTCGAAGATACACATGTATTTTTAATTATTCTAAAGAGTTTCAATGTACACCACCCGAAATAACTAGTATCATTGCGcaaaacaattataaaaagaaatttTAACATCACTAAATGATTCAAATAAAAGGATAAAATCGAAGAAAAATGTAAATGCAGTAACGATTTTCTTACATGTACACCCCCATGAACaaaatagaaggaaaaaaaaagtacaaaTTACATTATCCCTGCATTTATTCTATTTGTCTCCCTTCCCATCCCTCAATAaagtttatttttttcaaaataataaataaataatgaaagtgAAATTAAACTTGTACCAAAATGAAAAACTTACACTATACCCTTACCAAACCAaaagtaattttaaaaaaattgaaatatgtAAAAAAGATCCACATGTGTAACTTGGCATTTCCaaatggtatttttttttttttactgcagTCACCGTGTTCTCTCGCCAACAGGAATTTTTGAATACGACAAATCTCTGCAAAATCTGTTGACCCATTTGCCATTCCCAATGCACAGTCACTTCCCAAATCTTTTTTTGTTAACTCTTTGATGCCACTGCTTCCTCATTTCTCTATTTGAGATTGCTGGTCTTATTTTCATGATTATTCAAACTGCACTAGTAGCAGCAGCAGTGGTGGCAGCCGACATTGATGATGGTTGCTTGTTTGTCACTATCTCATAACCATTTCCATCTTcgtcatcttcttccatatcatcaTCGTCCTCATCCATGCTGTCACTTCCATTATCTTGATTAATATCGTTGTGAGTTCCTTGGACGTGCTGTTGTTGGAGCTGCGGCTGAGGAAGTGGCCATTGTTGTTCTGGTTGAGCCATGATTGGAGCCATGGAGTTACTGTTTTCGGGTCTTAATCCGAAGCCAGCTGTATTTGGTACTACAACTTCGTTCTTGGCTTTTTCCTTGTACAATGCTTCAAGCTGGTGGAAATATGGGCAAGTCTTGGAATCTTCTGGTCTTTTCTTGTTGCTTTCTTTAACCTTCTTGAAGTACTTGTTGATGTTCTCCCATTTCTCTTTACATCTCTTGGCATTTCTGTTGTACCCGAGTTTTCGCATTCCAGCTGAAATTTCCTCCCATAGTGGTCCTTTTGGTCCATTTTCTTGGTACTTCAGATCTAAGCGTGTTCGAAGACTAATCAATGCTTCGATTTCTTCTTTTGGCCATCTTGAAGAGCTTGGTGAAGAAAAATTCTCCCCACCATTATCGGTTTTTGGAGCTTCAAATGACTTCACCACCATGGGTAATGACAATGGTTGTGGTGGTTGCGGTGTTGGTACTGGGGCATGTATTGTCATTGGTAGTGGTATCGCGACAGCTGTTGGTGCTGGTGTTGGTGGTTGTTGTGTTTGCTTTTGCGGCTCGCCCAGTGGCTTTTCGGGCAGTTTTAATTGCATTTGAGCTGGAGAAGTATTATTAGTACTGGTTGGGATCGGCGTGTTTTGCTGTTCGGTTATCTTTTGCAAGAATGCGATGATTGTTGCGTCTTTAGCTGCCGCCATTGATCTTTCTTGGACTAAAAGATCGTGTTCCCGATTCAATCGCGCCATCTCTTGTACTTTCCATGTCTCCTCTCTCATCAGCCTATCCCTCTCGCGCTTCTCAAGCGTTTCCAGGAACTTCTTCTGCAACTCCTCCTGCTTTTCAATCACATCCTTTATCAACCTCTCAAAGAAGTCCTTCCATTTCCGCTTCTTCGTGTGCCGCCTTTGTATATCCTCATCTGATGAAGTCGAAGAAGATGAAGTTGAATTTGACAGAAAACTTGCGGTATTGGTATTACCTTGAGGCCGATTTATCTGGTTCAAGTTAGTTATCGGCTGTACTACTGGTGCTGGTGATGATTGTGGTTGTGACAGTGGCAACGCGGGCGTAGTGACCATAGGATGACTAACAGCCGGCGCTGCTGCTGTCACGGCAGTATTCTGAGTAATAGTAAAAGGCTGATTGTTTTGTGTTGATGAAGCATTATTTTGTGACGTGATTGGAACTGGAGGAGGATTAATTGAAGTGTTTCCCGATCGCATTGGCATTGCCATGGTTAGTGGTGTTGCTGCCAATGGAGGTGGCGGCAAAGAATGAGAAGCTGGATTGTTTTCCAAAGCCTGTAACTGATCAAAGAACCGATAGGTTTTGCCATCTGCTTTAGAAGCACGACCATCTTTAGTTCTCCTGTGATACTTGTAAACGTTCTCAAATTTCTCTTTGCATTTCTTGGCACTCCTATGATAACCAAGGTCCGCCAATTTCCTGATAAGAATAGTTCACAATGGAACAATTGGAATAAAAAGAGAGACAAAAAGAAACATACAGAAACTAGCTCTTACTTAACACCTAGTCTTATCTGATCTCATATATTTATTAATAAAACAAAAACTAATCCTAATACTAGTATTTACCTACATAAAATCAAACTTAAGGTAATTAAGAAGATTTAACAATGATGAAGAAATGAAAGAGGCCTGTAAAACTGGGAAGTAATGTCCAAAAAACACTAGAAGCACATTTTTCCATGGAaataaaaaaaggagaagaaaaaagaaTTAACTATAGTCATGATTATGTAAGATCTACCGGGTTTTGTACTAGAATTTATTCTTATCTTTGCTAAATTTCCTAGAAATGAGGAAACACAAAAAGTGTTTGAAAAGGAGAATTGGATTTCCAGAAATTGGTGAAACTCATCCTAAATTTCTTGCTAGAATTAGCCAAAAAATTGCATAACAACAAAACTGAATAGCTAAAAAACTGGACACTGAATTCCTAAAAAACTGCTGAATTCTTGATAAATGAACTGAAACCAATGACACTTTTAATCCAAAAAAACTATTACTACTAACTTCAATGAAATTGTAATTCCACAGATCTTTTTAGGTTCTCAAAAACcaaatctgtttttttttcttttcaaaaaagaTTCTGTTACTGTGAATTATATGCATGATGATTACTAGTACCAGCTAAAGAACAAAAAATAATTGAGTTACCTGGAAACTTCTTCCCATAAGGGTCCTTTAAGACTTGAATCTTTAAAAACAACATCCATCTCCGATCTAATTCTCAGTAACGCTAAAGTTTCTTGTCTTGGCCACCTGTTTCCACCTGAATTCCTTTCTTCATTAAAACCACCACCGCCAACTGTCACATCTCCGCCACCGCCACCCTCACTGCTTCCACCACTTTCTGGATTAGCTTCTTGTGGCGGCGGTGGCTGTGATGGTGGTGCACCTGAAGTACTAGTAGTACTAGTAATTAAACCTGAGGAAACACCAAGCATCTTTTCTTGaaagaacaacaaaagaaaagAGGAGCTGAacttataaataaaaataaatcatcAAACAACAAAAAAGATTGGTGAATTCTATGGGTTTTTATGAAGATGGGGTGTGGGTGAATTTGTTAGTAATTTATTTCGGTGGGATCTATCTGTCAATCTCACAGCTCTTTAAAATACAAAGAAAAAGTGTAGACAAAAAATAAAgcaaatttattttctttattatcaAGATAACCAGAAGCGTGGTCACTTTAGCTCATTCAAGCTGttataaatataaaataattgttttcAAAAACAAATATATACTGAATAATGTG
Coding sequences within it:
- the LOC132603864 gene encoding trihelix transcription factor DF1-like → MLGVSSGLITSTTSTSGAPPSQPPPPQEANPESGGSSEGGGGGDVTVGGGGFNEERNSGGNRWPRQETLALLRIRSEMDVVFKDSSLKGPLWEEVSRKLADLGYHRSAKKCKEKFENVYKYHRRTKDGRASKADGKTYRFFDQLQALENNPASHSLPPPPLAATPLTMAMPMRSGNTSINPPPVPITSQNNASSTQNNQPFTITQNTAVTAAAPAVSHPMVTTPALPLSQPQSSPAPVVQPITNLNQINRPQGNTNTASFLSNSTSSSSTSSDEDIQRRHTKKRKWKDFFERLIKDVIEKQEELQKKFLETLEKRERDRLMREETWKVQEMARLNREHDLLVQERSMAAAKDATIIAFLQKITEQQNTPIPTSTNNTSPAQMQLKLPEKPLGEPQKQTQQPPTPAPTAVAIPLPMTIHAPVPTPQPPQPLSLPMVVKSFEAPKTDNGGENFSSPSSSRWPKEEIEALISLRTRLDLKYQENGPKGPLWEEISAGMRKLGYNRNAKRCKEKWENINKYFKKVKESNKKRPEDSKTCPYFHQLEALYKEKAKNEVVVPNTAGFGLRPENSNSMAPIMAQPEQQWPLPQPQLQQQHVQGTHNDINQDNGSDSMDEDDDDMEEDDEDGNGYEIVTNKQPSSMSAATTAAATSAV